The genomic DNA ggccaaatctacaccggAGTTCCTCACCAAGCAGACAATTAATGTTCCTGactggccgagttacagttttaacataaatctacaaaaaatctatggcaagacctgaaaattgtCACGgttgtcctcctcttcatctgaagaggagaggcgagaaggatgggaggaccaaaatgcggcgtggtatgtgttcatgatgagtATTTAataaaagaaagcactgaacactgaatacaaactatacaaaaacaataaacaaataacgaccgtgaagctataaatgaaacctgtgctgacacaagcaactaacatagacaatcacccacaaacaaacagtgcacccaggctacctaagtatgattctcaatcagagacaactaatgacacctgcttCTGATTGAGAACAATACTAGACCGAAATatacaaatccccaaatcatagaaaaacaaacagactgcacaccccaactcacgccctgaccatactaaataaatacaaaacaaaggaaataaaggtcagaacgtgacaaaaatGGTTGCCTAGCAATGATGTCTagcaacaaaatgtagaataagtcaaggggtatgaatactttctgaaggcggtgcatctacctcaattacctcgtacccctgcacattgactcagtactgggaCCCCGTGTATGTAGCCAAGTAATCGTTACTTCATTGTGTATTTACACCTTGTGTTATTATTCTCTCTGCaatgttgggaagggcccgtaagttagcatttcactatTAGTCTGCTCCTGTTATTTACAAATAAAacatgatttgatttgacattactCCCACACACGGAGAAAGTatatttatttggatttcatacCATAATGGTGTTTTTTTTTAGTAAATCAATCTAAACATGCATTCTTGCATTTAATTAATCCCAGAAGCCTGCTTACTGTGTTTGATTGAAAAGGATGCTATGTTTTGTTCACCATTTATATGAATTTACAAGCCCTTACTATTAGAGAGTACCCAAATCAATTATTACTATTGTTAGACAGAAGCTATGTGTGATGTGGCACCACAGTGCAGACCCTCCATTACACATTCAAGTGCACTTGCTTATTTTCATTAGATTCTAATCATCTTTGACTGGTGTCACCCCCTTATCTCCACTCCCAAAGACTCAGTTGAATTGAGCTTGGCCTGGTTCCGACAGAGTACATCTACCACTCCACTGAAGTAGAACTGACATAGAATTCATAAGATGAAAATGTTGTGTCATATGCATGAGCCAAACATTGCAATGGCAATCTACTTACTTTACCAATTCCTATATAATTATACAATACGATACAGAAATGTGCATTTTCCCTTGCTGAAGGTAATTCTCTTTTCCAGCCGTTTGTTTCATATCTCGCTTTCTCCTTCAAATCAATAAGCATTTGCTCTTTTATGACAATGATGAATGAAACCCCTTCTCACACCCCTATGATATTGTTTACCCACAAACATTACTTAGATGGAGATATGAAAAGCCTGGCAGTTGGAGCCAATATCACATTCCCTGAAATTCAATGAGCTAATACATTACTGAAATGGCTTGGTCATCTACAGCGTACAGGCTTGGTCATTTACGGTGTACAGGCTTGGTCATTTACAGAATACATCATCCCTCTAATACAAAGTCCTGCTACCACGTCTCGCTATTTCCCACAACAATAAACCCATACTCCCCTTCCATTCTCAAAGATTTTCCACCAGGATCCCCCTGCCACACCTCGGCCTGTGTGACTTACGTGCTTCAGGTGTGGTGGTGCTCTCCTTGATGACCCGGGGCCCACAGCCCACCCTGGTGCAGGGGCGCAGGTAGAACTTGTATCTGCTGATAGCCTCCAGGTTCTGCAGGACCCACATGGTGGTGTCAGGGTTGCTGATATCCACAGTCTGCAGGACACCCACCTCCTCTGTGTCGTtgactaaacacacacagagactcgaTTAAACCTGTCTTCGTGTATTAATGGACACAAAGGATATCTCTGATACAGAAGGACAAAATAAGCATTTGATTGATCATTTGAAAAGGACACTCATAAAATGTTGTGGGTTTGGTAGATATAGGACCACATTGTGTGAGCATGTAATCATGGGTTGCATGTTTCGTCACAATGTTGTTTTGAACGTTTGTTTTGGACTGATGGCCAACTGAGCATTCTACTCAATGTATTGTCAATGAGCGCTGATAAAGATTGAATCAAAGGTGCATTAGAATGGCTTAGAAATACAATGCCATTCAAAaggaggcaaataattacaaGGAAAATCTTTTTAATAATTTTGATGTTGCCAGGTTGGCTTTAGATGCAGTAtaaagttagctagttagctaagatTGAGGGGAGGACACCGGATTTTAGCGAGCTACTGTTAGCATTGCTAGCTATTCTTGACAAACTTTGCTAGCTAATGACAACATTTCCATCTGTCTAAAGTAAATTTGATGACATGATAATGCTGGCAAAGTTGTTTCCTACTGAACATTTGACTACTTTAGCAATGTTGTCGTATTTCCAGGCACCATAGTGTAATTTAGACTAAACAGTCGTTAGACACCATCCAGAATGACTGGGCTTATCATGACTTTAGGACACCACTATTCACAACAATGGCATGACACGACCGAGTGATGGAGGTGCAACCTATGAACAACATCTGTTTTGCATTGGTAGTTGGTTCTTCCTTCCCTAGAGATGGAACTGGCCATCAATCTAACAGTGTAGGTCCTGGGAAACCTGGGAAATATTAAGTTAGCAAATAACCTCTAAGAAGCTGGGCTCAGCCCTGGAACAGCTTTGCAGCAGCCTTTCAATTCCTCTGCTGCTTCCTCTGGTGCATTCTTTACCATTAACATCACTTCCTTCAAAACCCCTCACTTCAAAAGAGTCCATCAGCTTTATCATGATTGCACAATGAAAACGTCCCTTCTTCTGAAATACAACATGACACTTTTGACCCTCTTGTGCAGCGGAAAAATCAAAAACCATTAGGGAGAGTTACTTTGCAAAGCTGTCTTTGAAATGTTGTAATCAGCCTCATCATCGGTATTGTTTCAGGCCAGGGagggacacacacatgcacattatTGTTGTCCTATGACTGTTTAATCTGGGTGGTTGGTTGTGACGAAGTCCCCGGTGGACAGGATGGGGTCAGTAACCAAGACTTTAAAAGGCTGTGACACGCTGGCCTTGGTCAGCGCTGCTGGTGCCGgatcacaacacaccacacaggcCACACCCTGACCAGATACTAACCCCTCTCTCACCAATGGGGTCATTCTACATTCATACTATCAATGAGTCACACTGGATATCCACTTCCATGCTTTGATGCCATCCAATAACAGACGTTTAATATTTAGCTGTATTCAACCCTCATTCTCCTTGAGGGTATttttcatctgagtatttgttctCCATTTGATCATATTCTCATGCAATAACTTGTGAGATTTAAACCTGTGGATCTTCACTATCAAAGCTCTGCATGTATTTCCTTACATTTCTATATTAAGACAAACATTTCACACCAGCTGTAGGAGCTAAACTAGATACTATCATTAACAAGCATTCAAAAATGCACTGTAGCACCACTCATAAGCACAGCAATATATCATAGTGGAAAGATCAAGGAGTTGCTAGACATATTGAATGAAGGGAGCCTGGTGCATGTCAGACTGCAGGTTAACAGGGAAGTGGAAAGATTTGTACATACTCAGCTGATACTCTAGCAGGTATCCTGTAAGGACTCCGTTGGCTTCCAGAGGAGGTGCCCAGGTGAGAGTGACAGTGTGCTTCTGAACATCTGTGACCCTGAAAACGGGGGTTTTCTCTGGAACTGGGAAACAAACAAATATACAAGTAGTAAAAAGTgttaacacaataacacaataagcTTGTGTCCAGATAGTTTCTTTTCTTCTTCAGTTGCACAGTGAATTAATATGTTCCATGGCacgctcctctcccctcctgtcttaCCTCCCTCTGGGGTTTTGAAGTTGACGGCGTGGCTACCTGGCCCATTGCCTCGCCTGTTGAAGGTCATGATGATGAGGCTGTACTCAGAGAAGGGCGTGAGCCCTGGTACCATGGCATGGTTCCGGTCCCCCGGGAATGTCAGAGTGTGTTTGTCCCCGTGAGTCTTCTTTGAGTCCAGCAGACTACGCAGCCGCCACCAGCTTATCTGACACCGCCATGACAGAAGGACACACAGTGTTATGAATCTAACAGATCGTATGTGAGAAAAGGACAATACATCCTGAATGGGAAAGGCTATAGTCTGGGTTAAAGTATTTTGCACTAGTGGCCTGTGTAAGGTAACAGTGCACTGCCAGCGTTAGGGAGACAAAGTGGGGTGAGAGGTCCAGGAGATCCAGCGAGGTCAGAGTCTCTCCCTTTAAACTGTGTCTGAAAGTTTCAGGGCTGTTTTAAAGAATTTACCCTGTAGCCTCCCAGATGTCCATGCAGCTTGTCCTTGTGAACACGCATCCAGCTGACCTTGACCAGCGAGTTGTTCATCACCTCCACCGCTACATCATCAGGAGCCGCAGAGGGGACTGCAGGGCCAAATACACTCACGTCACAGTCCATTCAGCCCGTATGTCACACTAAGTACTATAAAGATCAACCCAACGTGAAATATGAGCTCAGCTTTATGGTGAATGATCCACCAGATCATAATATATGTTTAGTATTGGCTGGGTTGAGTATTTAGATGCTTCAAATATATGCTTCTGTAAAATATGAATCTATAGATCAGTGACTGCATCTAAATAATGTGATATACCACTTTCACAAGGTAGGAACTAGTGTGGGGCTCACTGCTATTGCCTAAGCGATGATACCAGACAGTATGACAACAAAGTATTACGAAACCTCTAAAGGAAGACAAAACATTCTTAACAAGGTTGAGGTGCTTTTTAAAAATCTACAACATTGTATTTGACCACCTGAGGTAACTTCCTGAGGGCAAGTCCAAAAGAAAGCTAAAGATGAAGATggaaatataaataaatacaaaccAGCATGGAATGAAGTGGTTTATGACTTCTAAAAGAGAGTTTTAGCTCAATAAAGCTACTACATGCATATCACACATTTCATCAGCTACTTCGGGCCTTTTCAGAGAAAATAGACTATATTTTAAGGACTATAGCCTACCATACACACAGCTGAatggtacatactgtactgtattatccTTGTGCATTTCAAGAGTATAATTATTGTGAAATACACATAGAAACTCTCTGTGTTTAAGTCACTCACAGTCTTCTCCAGAGTAGCCCGTCACCACTTTGGGTTCAGGTCCCCATCCGTGGTGGTTCCTTGCCTGGATCCTGATCTCATATGGCACAAACGTGGGAGTGTCCTTCACTACAAACGAGTGTCTCTTCACCACATGCTCTTGCCAGTCCTCCTCCACATGCTGTCTCTTATAACTCACCTTATATTCAAGGCCTGGCCCATTGTGTTCAATGGGGGACAATGGCTGCAAGAGTGGGGAAGGTAAGAATAACAGTAACACACAGATTATTACCATTTTATAGGAACTTGAACAATTAAGCAAGGATTTCTTTATATGTCTTTCTTCATCTAGGCTATTGCAGGATTATAATGACAAGCCCATACACTTGGATCCTAATGAGGCTTTGATAATATAAAATCAGTAAAACAATTAGACATTTGGCTGGGTGCTGGGTCCAGGCAGCTCTGAGCCACACCTCTGATATAAAGAGCAGGCTTCACCAATTGTAGAGAGATCTAGTGCTTTCCTCACAATTGCCTGACCGTGATGGGAAATAGAATTAGACACTATTATCCACAAAAGCAAATCATTAACAATGAGAGAGCTCATCAATTCAGAAGCTACATTACTCTGCAGGAGCAGGAAGATAATAAGTGGGGGTGAGATTAATCTTTTTACAATAAAGCTGAATTTATTACTGTACATGTAAGaaatcttctctcctctcttttcactTTCTAATAAAAGCACCACAATGAGCAGCTTTGATAGCAATCCAATTCACCATCAAAATAGCTCTTCTAAAGTTATAAATCAACAATATGAAATATCAACAGCATGGATATTTGATTCCTGAGGGATTCTTATTTATAATTgcatgtacactcttagaaaaaagggttccaaaagggttcttcagctgtccctacaagtataggagaaccctttgtgGTTTTCGGTaaaactcttttgggttccatgtagtgTGTCtaacatggaactcaaaagggttctacttggaacaaAAACAGTtttacttggaaccaaaaatggttcttcaaagggttcttctatggggacagcagaagaagccttttaggttctagatagcacctttttttctaagagtgtacactgTTCTATCTTATTTTctctttgaatgaagagagttTTTGATTTCCACAAAAATGTAACTCCTGTGAAATATTCAGTATTCAGAGAGGTGCATACGTATTCAGGGaaggtacagtatattgaatgaacCACATTCTGTTTCTTACCTCCCAGTTGATATCCATTTCATGTGGCAAATGACCTTCAATTTTGATATTTTCAGGGTTCTTGTCAGGGGCTGGTGAGAGAGAAGAAATATGGATTTTGGCAGAAATCTCCTGTGAAATGTGCACATAAGAGACCTTGGTATCAACAAGAGTGGAATCAATTATCTCAGATGATGAGTGTTTTAAAGTTCAACGAGCAGTGCAGGCAGCTCTGGTGGCCTGTACGGTGATATGAAGGAGGAGGACAAGGCAACATGAGTGGAGGAATTCCTACCTGCGGGAGGGGTCTTGTATCTCTCTGTGGGCTCACTGGGGCGCCCTCTGCCCACTGTGTTGACTCCAGACACTCGGAAGCGATAGTTGACATGTCCGTAAAGTTTGAGGACTGCCGAGCCGTGATTTCCAGGAACTCTCTGAAGCTCTCTCCAGGTCCCCGGCTCCCACTGGCTCTCCTCATACTCAATAATGAACTCTGTTGACAGGGTGAGACACACAGACCAGTCCCCAATCTGCCCAAAGCCCTTTGCCAAAGGGGCTGTTTACCTAACAGCCAGCAATGCAGCAAACTATTCAGACCCTGCACTGAGCAGGATACTTGCTCCAAAAGATTAAACTACTAATTTGTATTGGGATGTTGACATGAGACTAACACAATAATAAAGTACTAATTCAATTTTTCTTAGTAAATATGTGCCATGTTATTGTCagtgtatactgtatactacaggCCTGATGCTCCAACATGCATGCAGAGCTGCTTATTGTGTTTGCTGTGTTTGAAGAGCCAGGTGGATGACCAGACTATTACCAGTGGTTGAGCTGTTGTGGTCCTCCCCAGGGATCCATTTGAGCTTCACACTTCTGCCCTTGTGTTCAGATAGCACCAAGTTCTCAGGTGCATGTGGGATGTCTGGaaaacaccaccaccacaacaacattGCTTTGATAACACACAAAGACAGGGAATCCTCTGGAGTGGAAAAGGACTGAGGAAAAACATTTGAAGCAGAAACTGACCAATTGAGAAGAAAGAAAGTGAAAACTATGATGCAGTAACGTAGTCATAGACATCTAATGCCTGCGTTTCATACTCATAAAAGACACACACTCGTCCACTTATCCtcgccttatgcccttgggggaatcccccTCACCATCCTGTATGTCAGTCCAAACGATTAGCCAAACAAGGGAAGTTTGCAAcgtaagcccctcagccctcgtttTTGATCGAGTTTGCAAGTGTACTATTATGTTCACTTCGAGGCCTGAAACACCCCATAATTCAATTCGCGATGATTGTACATCCACTAAGAAAAGTCAGCCGAAACATAAAACCCCAACGTCAATATGGACAAGTTAACACACAAGTGTAAGTAAAAAGCAATGTAAAAAGGttagaaattgtgctactaatgcacatgacggcacaaacacgtctcgtaaaagtaattatgtttttgtttggttaagTTTTGGAAAttgtataaatattttttttcccttcttcataagttccagctaggcaggcaaatgttagttagctaattaTTTTGGTAGCTATAATACGGTAGATgtatattaataattatatagttaatataagtagacatgcaatcataattgactgtGGCGCATATATAGCACCCACAAGCtaccggtggctgaaaacacaaacATGGCGGGATGAACGAGTGACGAATTTCTGGACAAGGGCGGTCCATTCTAAAaatcattccttcctccctcgcccCTTGTCCTGCAAGTGTATAGTATACTCGTCagacgtcatgatacgtcatcagAAGTGTCTACTCAATTTGAGGGCTGAGAGGTGTTTGGAATGCAGCCATTGTTTTTTGAAGAGGAATCAAACAATGTAAATGCATTTTACTGTAAATGCAGAGCCAAGGTCTGAATCTGAAGACATGTGTAATCATGTTCTGCTCTGAGTACTATGCCATGGCACGCTTGGCTTCATCATACGGTATGGATCCATACTGTGACATGCATTTCTATTGTGCTGGGTGTCGTAGAGCCTTTAGGTCTGAGCAGACTTTGAAGTATTTGACATAATTTGCTCACCCAGCACCATGAGTAGTGCAGAGGCAGTGTCCTGATCCATTGGAGTACTGGCCACACACTTGTACATGCCCTGGTCTCTGTGGCTGACGTTGACAATCTGCAGGATACCATCCTCTACGAAATATCTATcggcagagaaaaagagagacaaccTATTGATCTGTGCCATCTAAAAAGCAAGTGAACTTTCTTGCTCGGCTTATATATGTAACACCACAAGAAAGGCTTATCTTACCCAGAATTCTCTGTGTGGTTTAGTGCTATCTCCACATCGTCTTTTTCCCACACAATCTCAAAGTCGCCACTGAATGAGTTGTCGTACACCGCCAGGCAGGAGAGCTGGGCTGTGGTTCCTATTAGGACCTGCAAGTCTTCCGGGGCCTGGAATATCTTTGTGGGTTCTTGGATAGTTCAAACACACAACTGTATATGTAaagggttatgtttaggaccCAATGTTTTCTGACTACGTGACTGAAGCAGGGAAAACTAGGTAAGACCGTTTTCAGGTCACATAGTTAGAAAAAACACATGGTCCTAGACTAGGGTGTTTAAAAAAATGCTTTCTTTTATTGAGTTGTATACCTTTAACATCCAGTAAGGCAGTGATAGCAGACGTCCCTTCAGTATTCTTGGTGTAACATGTGTATTGGCCCATGTCCTCTTTTTCCACATTATAGATCTCCAATGATCCATTCTGGTGAACTGTAAACCTTGGACCCTCCGAAGATCCTGGGGAGTCCTCCTTGTTCCTGTAAAACATTCAAAGAGATCAATTATAGTCTCCACTTGAGATTTTATTAAATTACAGAAGAATGTTTTTGAGCACATCACAAGATAAAACATGTTTCATTAAAGTTTTTGTGTATGTATAAGATGCTTTCTTTCTGTATATTTCCTCAATAAACAGTGGAGCACCAAGCGATAAACAGATTCTGTACACAGGTGTTTCATAACTATCTCTTGACACGTTGATATCTACTGCGCTCTACTGGCCTCTGAGAGGACTGGTTGGAGCTGGACGAGCCTGGTATTGCCTGGGTGCCAATGATGACATCACATGACAGCAATAGCAGAATGAGCTGGGTAAAGCCCatgctgatctgggaccagggttaGGGAGAGTCTACTCACCAGGTAACAGCAGATGGTGGAGAACTGAACACCTTGCAGTGCATCACTATAACCTTCCCCTCCACCGCTGAATACTCCAGACCTTCCTCTGTCAGGATCATAGGAGGCAGATCTGTGGGGAGAG from Oncorhynchus keta strain PuntledgeMale-10-30-2019 chromosome 10, Oket_V2, whole genome shotgun sequence includes the following:
- the LOC118373926 gene encoding neural cell adhesion molecule L1-like protein isoform X1, yielding MRMRSSRWSPGLSLLVGVVASICAFHPTTAIDIPLEVVGHVNIEQLPTITEASPSSLIAFPFDESFPMTCEAKGNPKPEFWWTKNGEEFDPYQDPRLIKEKNSGTFVIPNTGNLTEYQGTYRCYASNKLGTAITEEVEFVVPHVPKFPKEKIDPIEVEEGQPVILECNPPKGIPPLQIYWMTIGLQHIEQDDRVSMGLNGDLFFSNALEKDSHRDYCCFAAFPKIRTIVQKNAMSVIVKSKNSNNDSSSGPGHANSIMERKPSLLMPSGVKSETQLVKGDELLLECIAEGFPTPMIEWLKIDHMLPDRVTIENHGKLLSIDQVDEDDNGKYMCKATNIHGMAVHYFDVSVEEPPQWVSEPESQLRMIGSDVLINCSATGTPQPTIQWMVNGKPIEEVPASNRKEFDGKIVLHKANSTDSAVYQCEASNRHGTLLANVNIMIMNLPPMILTEEGLEYSAVEGKVIVMHCKVFSSPPSAVTWNKEDSPGSSEGPRFTVHQNGSLEIYNVEKEDMGQYTCYTKNTEGTSAITALLDVKEPTKIFQAPEDLQVLIGTTAQLSCLAVYDNSFSGDFEIVWEKDDVEIALNHTENSGYFVEDGILQIVNVSHRDQGMYKCVASTPMDQDTASALLMVLDIPHAPENLVLSEHKGRSVKLKWIPGEDHNSSTTEFIIEYEESQWEPGTWRELQRVPGNHGSAVLKLYGHVNYRFRVSGVNTVGRGRPSEPTERYKTPPAAPDKNPENIKIEGHLPHEMDINWEPLSPIEHNGPGLEYKVSYKRQHVEEDWQEHVVKRHSFVVKDTPTFVPYEIRIQARNHHGWGPEPKVVTGYSGEDFPSAAPDDVAVEVMNNSLVKVSWMRVHKDKLHGHLGGYRISWWRLRSLLDSKKTHGDKHTLTFPGDRNHAMVPGLTPFSEYSLIIMTFNRRGNGPGSHAVNFKTPEGVPEKTPVFRVTDVQKHTVTLTWAPPLEANGVLTGYLLEYQLINDTEEVGVLQTVDISNPDTTMWVLQNLEAISRYKFYLRPCTRVGCGPRVIKESTTTPEARLASIHGGISTQGWFIGLMCVSALLTLMVLIACFVNRNKGGKYSVKEKEDLHPDLESQGIHDDTFCEYSDNDEKPLKGSQHSLSGQIKAEDSGDSLVDYGDEDIQFNEDGSFIGEYAGRKEKKVSMEVKGTTNQSTA
- the LOC118373926 gene encoding neural cell adhesion molecule L1-like protein isoform X3, translated to MRMRSSRWSPGLSLLVGVVASICAFHPTTAIDIPLEVVGHVNIEQLPTITEASPSSLIAFPFDESFPMTCEAKGNPKPEFWWTKNGEEFDPYQDPRLIKEKNSGTFVIPNTGNLTEYQGTYRCYASNKLGTAITEEVEFVVPHVPKFPKEKIDPIEVEEGQPVILECNPPKGIPPLQIYWMTIGLQHIEQDDRVSMGLNGDLFFSNALEKDSHRDYCCFAAFPKIRTIVQKNAMSVIVKSTNSIMERKPSLLMPSGVKSETQLVKGDELLLECIAEGFPTPMIEWLKIDHMLPDRVTIENHGKLLSIDQVDEDDNGKYMCKATNIHGMAVHYFDVSVEEPPQWVSEPESQLRMIGSDVLINCSATGTPQPTIQWMVNGKPIEEVPASNRKEFDGKIVLHKANSTDSAVYQCEASNRHGTLLANVNIMIMNLPPMILTEEGLEYSAVEGKVIVMHCKVFSSPPSAVTWNKEDSPGSSEGPRFTVHQNGSLEIYNVEKEDMGQYTCYTKNTEGTSAITALLDVKEPTKIFQAPEDLQVLIGTTAQLSCLAVYDNSFSGDFEIVWEKDDVEIALNHTENSGYFVEDGILQIVNVSHRDQGMYKCVASTPMDQDTASALLMVLDIPHAPENLVLSEHKGRSVKLKWIPGEDHNSSTTEFIIEYEESQWEPGTWRELQRVPGNHGSAVLKLYGHVNYRFRVSGVNTVGRGRPSEPTERYKTPPAAPDKNPENIKIEGHLPHEMDINWEPLSPIEHNGPGLEYKVSYKRQHVEEDWQEHVVKRHSFVVKDTPTFVPYEIRIQARNHHGWGPEPKVVTGYSGEDFPSAAPDDVAVEVMNNSLVKVSWMRVHKDKLHGHLGGYRISWWRLRSLLDSKKTHGDKHTLTFPGDRNHAMVPGLTPFSEYSLIIMTFNRRGNGPGSHAVNFKTPEGVPEKTPVFRVTDVQKHTVTLTWAPPLEANGVLTGYLLEYQLINDTEEVGVLQTVDISNPDTTMWVLQNLEAISRYKFYLRPCTRVGCGPRVIKESTTTPEARLASIHGGISTQGWFIGLMCVSALLTLMVLIACFVNRNKGGKYSVKEKEDLHPDLESQGIHDDTFCEYSDNDEKPLKGSQHSLSGQIKAEDSGDSLVDYGDEDIQFNEDGSFIGEYAGRKEKKVSMEVKGTTNQSTA
- the LOC118373926 gene encoding neural cell adhesion molecule L1-like protein isoform X4, producing the protein MRMRSSRWSPGLSLLVGVVASICAFHPTTAIDIPLEVEQLPTITEASPSSLIAFPFDESFPMTCEAKGNPKPEFWWTKNGEEFDPYQDPRLIKEKNSGTFVIPNTGNLTEYQGTYRCYASNKLGTAITEEVEFVVPHVPKFPKEKIDPIEVEEGQPVILECNPPKGIPPLQIYWMTIGLQHIEQDDRVSMGLNGDLFFSNALEKDSHRDYCCFAAFPKIRTIVQKNAMSVIVKSTNSIMERKPSLLMPSGVKSETQLVKGDELLLECIAEGFPTPMIEWLKIDHMLPDRVTIENHGKLLSIDQVDEDDNGKYMCKATNIHGMAVHYFDVSVEEPPQWVSEPESQLRMIGSDVLINCSATGTPQPTIQWMVNGKPIEEVPASNRKEFDGKIVLHKANSTDSAVYQCEASNRHGTLLANVNIMIMNLPPMILTEEGLEYSAVEGKVIVMHCKVFSSPPSAVTWNKEDSPGSSEGPRFTVHQNGSLEIYNVEKEDMGQYTCYTKNTEGTSAITALLDVKEPTKIFQAPEDLQVLIGTTAQLSCLAVYDNSFSGDFEIVWEKDDVEIALNHTENSGYFVEDGILQIVNVSHRDQGMYKCVASTPMDQDTASALLMVLDIPHAPENLVLSEHKGRSVKLKWIPGEDHNSSTTEFIIEYEESQWEPGTWRELQRVPGNHGSAVLKLYGHVNYRFRVSGVNTVGRGRPSEPTERYKTPPAAPDKNPENIKIEGHLPHEMDINWEPLSPIEHNGPGLEYKVSYKRQHVEEDWQEHVVKRHSFVVKDTPTFVPYEIRIQARNHHGWGPEPKVVTGYSGEDFPSAAPDDVAVEVMNNSLVKVSWMRVHKDKLHGHLGGYRISWWRLRSLLDSKKTHGDKHTLTFPGDRNHAMVPGLTPFSEYSLIIMTFNRRGNGPGSHAVNFKTPEGVPEKTPVFRVTDVQKHTVTLTWAPPLEANGVLTGYLLEYQLINDTEEVGVLQTVDISNPDTTMWVLQNLEAISRYKFYLRPCTRVGCGPRVIKESTTTPEARLASIHGGISTQGWFIGLMCVSALLTLMVLIACFVNRNKGGKYSVKEKEDLHPDLESQGIHDDTFCEYSDNDEKPLKGSQHSLSGQIKAEDSGDSLVDYGDEDIQFNEDGSFIGEYAGRKEKKVSMEVKGTTNQSTA
- the LOC118373926 gene encoding neural cell adhesion molecule L1-like protein isoform X2, which translates into the protein MRMRSSRWSPGLSLLVGVVASICAFHPTTAIDIPLEVEQLPTITEASPSSLIAFPFDESFPMTCEAKGNPKPEFWWTKNGEEFDPYQDPRLIKEKNSGTFVIPNTGNLTEYQGTYRCYASNKLGTAITEEVEFVVPHVPKFPKEKIDPIEVEEGQPVILECNPPKGIPPLQIYWMTIGLQHIEQDDRVSMGLNGDLFFSNALEKDSHRDYCCFAAFPKIRTIVQKNAMSVIVKSKNSNNDSSSGPGHANSIMERKPSLLMPSGVKSETQLVKGDELLLECIAEGFPTPMIEWLKIDHMLPDRVTIENHGKLLSIDQVDEDDNGKYMCKATNIHGMAVHYFDVSVEEPPQWVSEPESQLRMIGSDVLINCSATGTPQPTIQWMVNGKPIEEVPASNRKEFDGKIVLHKANSTDSAVYQCEASNRHGTLLANVNIMIMNLPPMILTEEGLEYSAVEGKVIVMHCKVFSSPPSAVTWNKEDSPGSSEGPRFTVHQNGSLEIYNVEKEDMGQYTCYTKNTEGTSAITALLDVKEPTKIFQAPEDLQVLIGTTAQLSCLAVYDNSFSGDFEIVWEKDDVEIALNHTENSGYFVEDGILQIVNVSHRDQGMYKCVASTPMDQDTASALLMVLDIPHAPENLVLSEHKGRSVKLKWIPGEDHNSSTTEFIIEYEESQWEPGTWRELQRVPGNHGSAVLKLYGHVNYRFRVSGVNTVGRGRPSEPTERYKTPPAAPDKNPENIKIEGHLPHEMDINWEPLSPIEHNGPGLEYKVSYKRQHVEEDWQEHVVKRHSFVVKDTPTFVPYEIRIQARNHHGWGPEPKVVTGYSGEDFPSAAPDDVAVEVMNNSLVKVSWMRVHKDKLHGHLGGYRISWWRLRSLLDSKKTHGDKHTLTFPGDRNHAMVPGLTPFSEYSLIIMTFNRRGNGPGSHAVNFKTPEGVPEKTPVFRVTDVQKHTVTLTWAPPLEANGVLTGYLLEYQLINDTEEVGVLQTVDISNPDTTMWVLQNLEAISRYKFYLRPCTRVGCGPRVIKESTTTPEARLASIHGGISTQGWFIGLMCVSALLTLMVLIACFVNRNKGGKYSVKEKEDLHPDLESQGIHDDTFCEYSDNDEKPLKGSQHSLSGQIKAEDSGDSLVDYGDEDIQFNEDGSFIGEYAGRKEKKVSMEVKGTTNQSTA